Within the Desulforhopalus sp. genome, the region AGGATGGTCATGGCCTCTTTTGACAGCCAGTAGTCGACGAATTTCTTGGCCTCTTCCGGGTGCGGTGCCTTGGTGGAGATGCCCATTGCCCGCGGCGTGCCCATCAGTGGCTGGTTTTCGAGTCGTGCCCAGTCTAAGGGGGCGGGGGCCTTGGTGACGATATATTTGGGCATGGAGATGCCGATGAGCTTCTCACCGCTTTCAATCGGCGCCGGGGTTGGGCCAAAGGAGGTGACGAACATCGGATTGTTGGCAGCCAGACCCTTGAGGAAATCCCGCCACTCGGCCTCGGAGGTGAAAACCGTGTCCTTTAAGGCGACCAGCCAGCAGATGGTGGTGGCATGGCTGGTTGGGTTGGCCATGACGATCTTGTCCTTCCATTTCGGATCGGTCAGGTCCTGATAGCGCTTCGGCACATCGGCCGGTTTAACCAGCTCCTTGTTATAGATGAGCCCGACGTATTCAATGCCAAAAAGCTGAATGCCGTCTTTGTTGGCCCAAGCCGGATAAGTGGTGGCGGCAGGAGACACATACGAGGAGATGACCCCTTTTTCTTTAAGCATTTCCAGGACGGGCAGCGGTGCCTGGATGACATCGGCCATTAACTTGCCTGCCTCGAATTCAGTAAAGACGGTGGAGAGAAACTTGGCCGTCGAAATCCGGGTATATTCGCCTTTGATGCCGGAGGACTTGGCAAAGGCGTCCATGATCGGTTCGACGGAGGTAATGTTGGCGTAAAAAGCCACCTTGGACTCTGCTGCCACCCATCCCGTTTGCGCAAAAAACATCCCGGCGGCGCATAAAACCACCGCAACTGCAACGAACAATTTCCGTCCTGCTGTCATTATCCCCTCCATGATTTGCAAAAATGGCCTATGAGTGTTTTGCCACCT harbors:
- a CDS encoding extracellular solute-binding protein; the protein is MTAGRKLFVAVAVVLCAAGMFFAQTGWVAAESKVAFYANITSVEPIMDAFAKSSGIKGEYTRISTAKFLSTVFTEFEAGKLMADVIQAPLPVLEMLKEKGVISSYVSPAATTYPAWANKDGIQLFGIEYVGLIYNKELVKPADVPKRYQDLTDPKWKDKIVMANPTSHATTICWLVALKDTVFTSEAEWRDFLKGLAANNPMFVTSFGPTPAPIESGEKLIGISMPKYIVTKAPAPLDWARLENQPLMGTPRAMGISTKAPHPEEAKKFVDYWLSKEAMTILAKDVGEYVLADGVFPPIDGMDRAKVIAIKELSDDEITKWGEDFKKIFAAK